In one Rhodothermales bacterium genomic region, the following are encoded:
- a CDS encoding histidine phosphatase family protein — MSIHFPLLPGETHLFLVRHGETDFNRQRIVQGRGVDVPLNDLGRLQAAALARRAAGLGLDVVFSSTLQRAGETARIVAAAIGQMEIHQLADLEEMSWGIHEGQSRSPELKVAFGEMRRRWANGEYEYAVERGESVYDVQRRGLSAIHQIVTTHAGQRVLVVTHGRFLRIILASLLPEYGLAHMEKLDHRNTAVNHLVFVDGRFEARFLDSLDHLEEAGIANSE, encoded by the coding sequence ATGAGCATCCATTTTCCGCTCCTTCCGGGTGAGACGCACCTGTTCCTTGTGCGCCACGGAGAGACCGACTTCAACCGCCAGCGCATCGTCCAGGGGCGCGGCGTGGATGTGCCGTTAAATGACCTGGGCCGGTTGCAAGCGGCCGCCCTGGCGCGGCGTGCGGCGGGGCTCGGGCTCGATGTGGTCTTTTCCAGCACGCTGCAGCGTGCCGGCGAGACCGCCCGTATCGTGGCCGCCGCCATCGGACAAATGGAGATCCACCAACTGGCCGATCTCGAAGAGATGTCGTGGGGCATCCACGAAGGCCAGTCTCGCTCTCCAGAGCTTAAAGTCGCCTTTGGCGAGATGCGCCGCCGCTGGGCCAATGGCGAATACGAATACGCCGTCGAGCGCGGCGAATCCGTGTACGACGTGCAGCGGCGGGGCCTCTCGGCGATCCACCAGATCGTTACCACCCACGCCGGCCAACGCGTGCTTGTTGTCACCCACGGCCGCTTTTTGCGCATCATCCTGGCGTCGCTACTGCCCGAATACGGGCTGGCGCACATGGAGAAATTGGATCACAGGAATACGGCCGTGAATCACCTGGTGTTTGTCGATGGGCGGTTCGAGGCGCGCTTCCTGGACAGCCTCGACCACCTGGAAGAGGCAGGGATCGCGAACAGTGAATAA
- a CDS encoding DUF4230 domain-containing protein — protein MPFLTRLTFRLVTAATLLVIGAAAAVWFMRGEATLWPRFTESEVQNAVITTLQRESPAAFLITGRLDITADITEANTKYLLPEYFDKSISLGTTLSMVRLPGVATYGIDLAGLSVDAVEWTPDSVVVITIAGVTVHAVEPHLDDMMVHTEVGWARMSARSGRTVERQAIVAAQDALRREANAHLDRSTQPLLNTEAALQALLAPVLQAVGITTPRIRVRIAPALVEDERAPEP, from the coding sequence CTGGTGATCGGGGCCGCGGCGGCTGTATGGTTCATGCGCGGGGAAGCGACCCTGTGGCCGCGATTTACGGAGTCGGAAGTACAAAACGCCGTGATTACGACCCTGCAGCGCGAGTCGCCGGCGGCGTTTCTAATCACCGGCCGGCTGGACATCACGGCGGACATCACCGAGGCCAATACCAAATACCTGCTGCCCGAGTATTTCGACAAATCCATTTCGCTCGGTACCACCCTGTCCATGGTGCGCCTCCCCGGCGTCGCGACGTATGGGATCGACCTCGCGGGCCTGTCGGTCGATGCCGTCGAGTGGACGCCGGACAGCGTTGTGGTGATCACCATCGCTGGCGTGACCGTGCACGCCGTGGAGCCCCATCTGGATGATATGATGGTGCATACCGAAGTGGGCTGGGCGCGGATGAGCGCACGCAGCGGCCGGACGGTCGAACGCCAGGCCATCGTTGCCGCACAGGACGCGCTGCGCCGGGAAGCCAACGCCCACCTGGACCGGTCCACTCAGCCCCTCCTCAACACCGAGGCCGCCCTCCAGGCGCTGCTTGCGCCCGTCCTCCAGGCCGTCGGGATTACGACGCCCCGGATCCGCGTACGGATCGCGCCGGCGCTCGTCGAGGACGAACGCGCGCCGGAGCCTTGA